The Drechmeria coniospora strain ARSEF 6962 chromosome 02, whole genome shotgun sequence genome has a segment encoding these proteins:
- a CDS encoding calcium/sodium antiporter produces the protein MTKSSSDPPDIASQSSPATSRHDAVAGRSKTPPPHPSPAVKETAASASSARHVGAGNVDGPPGTAQSPDAWAADDRVPKQATSSVSALAQAKHPAVSSSSQHGQGPWSVVEAADAGRDGSSTMQPGGNEEAKKRKRGFYAELRRTFWLALTYSWLNVLLVFVPVGIVVANISAVPAGVVFAMNCIAVIPLAGVLAFATESVAANMGDSLGALLNVTFGNAVELIIFIALVKDQIRIVQASLLGSILANLLLILGMGFFLGGLRYREQVYNSTVTQMSACLLSLSVISLVLPTAFHASFNDPTLADNESLKISRGTSVILLLVYGIYLLFQLKSHAYMYESTPQHIVDAESVPGPAAAWLDSSSSDSSSDSSSESDSSSRSRETMRRRMKKVLRAGRRRKSSTSTSFETVDTKPRNGSVATTNTNGNDEVISETASALPRVLPPISSTDANEEAAVDEKDHGHRRHRRRRRHHHHKRKHRRPVGEGDVVADGGPTTGESCRGAIRDRDDGEPRRVDFAVPETDGTADAPPKRPFSNLRSISVRNLAPTVFVQKPEAPAPAGPVPRVRYGIRRTNSLPDRLDHQQQMQMRPPGAMLPAHVPLMALNGGAVVHGNADGDEADEEHLSRVGSVILLLVTTGLVAVCAEFLVGSIEAVVKSSSIGEIFIGLIILPIVGNAAEHVTAITVAMKNKMDLAIGVAVGSSIQIALFVTPLIVILGWITHHDMTLYFTLFETVSLFVSAFMVNFLVLDGRSNYLEGALLCAVYIIISIVAFFYPDEKHSSQWGG, from the exons ATGACGAAAAGCTCCTCTGATCCCCCCGATATAGCAAGCCAAAGCTCCCCTGCAACATCTCGACATGATGCAGTCGCCGGTCGCTCGAAAaccccgccgccgcacccTTCGCCGGCCGtgaaggagacggcggcgtctGCCTCGTCCGCGCGCcacgtcggtgccggcaacgtcgacggGCCTCCAGGCACGGCCCAATCGCCCGATGcctgggccgccgacgacaggGTGCCCAAGCAGGCGACCAGTTCCGTCAGCGCCCTCGCCCAGGCCAAGCACCCCGCCgtttcctcctcgtcgcagCATGGGCAAGGTCCGTGGTCCGTCGtagaagccgccgacgcgggccGAGACGGGTCGAGCACGATGCAGCCGGGTGGCAACGAAGAGGcgaagaagaggaagcgCGGCTTCTACGCCGAACTCCGTAGGACCTTCTGGCTGGCCTTGACCTACAGCTGGCTCAATGTCTTGCTCGTCTTCGTgcccgtcggcatcgtcgtggcCAACATCAGCGCCGtgcccgccggcgtcgtcttcgccATGAACTGCATCGCCGTGATtcccctcgccggcgtgcTCGCCTTTGCGACCgagtcggtggcggcgaacATGGGCGATTCCCTCGGCGCCTTGCTCAACGTGACCTTTggcaacgccgtcgagctcatcATCTT catcgccctcgtcaag GACCAAATCCGCATCGTCCAGGCCTCGCTCCTTGGCTCCATCTTGGCAAACCTGCTCCTCATTCTGGGCATGGGGTTTTTTCTTGGCGGGCTGCGCTACCGGGAACAG GTGTACAACAGCACTGTGACGCAGATGAGCGCTTGCCTGCTGAGTCTGAGCGTCATCAGTCTCGTCCTTCCG ACGGCTTTCCATGCTTCGTTCAACGACCCCACGCTTGCCGACAATGAGTCGCTCAAGATCAGCCGCGGAACCAGCGTG atcctgctgctcgtctACGGCATCTACCTGCTCTTCCAGCTTAAGTCGcacgcgtacatgtacgagtcgacgccgcagcacattgtcgatgccgagtcCGTCCCCggacccgccgccgcctggctgGACAGCTCGAGCTCCGACAGCAGCTCCGACAGCAGCTCGGAATCCGACAGCTCCAGCCGCTCGAGGGAGACGATGCGGCGAAGGATGAAAAAGGTTCTCCGCGCCGGCCGGAGGAGaaagtcgtcgacgtcgacgtccttcGAGACGGTCGACACGAAGCCTCGCAACGgctcggtggcgacgacgaacacaaacggcaacgacgaggtcatctccgagacggcgtcggcgctgccTCGCGTCCTCCCTCCCATCTCGTCGACCGATGCcaacgaggaggcggcggtggacGAGAAGGATCATGGCCACCGGCGCCACCGGAGACGCCGCAGGCATCATCACCACAAGCGCAAGCACAGGCGAccggtcggcgagggcgatgtcgtggccgacggtgggccgacgacgggcgagtcCTGCCGAGGTGCCATCCGGgaccgcgacgacggcgaaccCCGCCGCGTCGACTTTGCCGTTCCGGAGACCGACGGGACCGCCGACGCACCTCCGAAGCGGCCGTTCTCGAACCTGCGCAGCATATCGGTCCGAAACCTGGCACCGACCGTCTTCGTCCAGAAACCGGAGGCGCCCGCTCCGGCGGGCCCGGTACCTCGCGTGCGGTACGGCATCAGACGCACAAACTCGCTGCCCGACAGGTTGGATCACCAGcagcagatgcagatgcGTCCCCCCGGCGCCATGCTCCCTGCCCACGTGCCGCTCATGGCGCtcaacggcggcgccgtcgtccacggcaacgccgacggcgacgaggccgacgaggagcaccTCAGCCGCGTCGGCTCAGTGATCCTCCTGCTCGTCACGacgggcctcgtcgccgtctgcgCCGAGTTTCTCGTCGGCTCcatcgaagccgtcgtcaAGTCGTCGAGCATCGGCGAGATCTTCATCGGCCTCATCATCctgcccatcgtcggcaacgcGGCCGAGCACGTGACGGCCATCACGGTGGCCATGAAGAACAAGATGGACctggccatcggcgtcgccgtcgggagCTCGATCCAGATCGCCCTCTTCGTCACGCCGCTGATTGTCATCCTCGGCTGGATCACCCACCACGACATGACGCTGTACTTTACCCTCTTCGAGACCGTCAGCCTTTTCGTCTCGGCCTTTATGGTCAActttctcgtcctcgacggccgcagcAACTACCTCGAAGGCGCCCTTCTCTGCGCCGTCTACATCATCATTTCCATCGTTGCCTTTTTCTACCCCGACGAGAAGCATTCGAGCCAGTGGGGAGGGTAG
- a CDS encoding serine/threonine protein kinase, translating to MSAALQTPAHQPTALASPPLSSPPNYPFASPHSSPNREAYYANQAVSASPSRRPPSRNPSGHGTSPSLDMITSRPTRTGPPAGASSSSTDRHSHLPPVAPPRTSSTAHQAAGSRRSYHATDGMAGSQKHVQPDTSRSSARSEPNGPSDGHRSKRASNSHVPHDGGARSPSTRDDRARDVSIPVRGHQTSTSRSSGGAGEALVRSMSNPEETNGHDARASYHGATTHDNGAAHAPAAGEERRGGRSRHDHSRSHKGTSKFGDFILGNTIGEGEFGKVKLGWKQDSSVQVAIKLIKRDTVGHNPSRLSKIRREVTILRGVQHPNIVQLIDMIETERYIGIILEYASGGELFDYILNHRYLKDHSARRLFAQLVSGVGYLHKKGIVHRDLKLENLLLDRNRNIIITDFGFANTFNPHEELSEEEELNLSDREFVKRLGLDRVKSNGTRKGDLMQTSCGSPCYAAPELVVSDSLYTGRKVDVWSCGVILYAMLAGYLPFDDDPANPEGDNINLLYKYIVSTPLTFPEYVTPHARDLLRRILVPNPRKRADLFEVARHSWLSEYSHVVEFITSSTTTPTEAQNASSGQEFGEKPTVTRSASVRETSKQKPPATAAIGGLVKAHAKIVPEAEQPFRTPKEAKRRTVQLEYVAPTTQTQRGEDPNPAGSQPARVHDGARRAPSPKGQASLQESLVSAGDGYPKEQPKRSPRSHNAGPARPTRDPRPMPDNVYMVASGARPQTGGSMQTTASMGLQSRGNYGQPVPPTIADTNAQGRIQQPTNGEDDDVTMGRPSMSGPPKFSRMSGLHEGRGSEGRGHKRSSTIGDIGSRLLGRSGSVFGGRGKKRPEEQAEKTKKYPPVSMSNTISQGEEPPPRPSMDSRASRRSFSIGLGKKRSGSMTGSQGSGEKKDRRRFSLLPASFSLKTIGLGKDHSDPPSSEMDSQRDALAQPPPMDLPRGVTSPQDARGSSPFFDNMQDHGRAHEAAGSNAAHHQQYPSEPFEGRGGNVIPPYLQAGGSHFNSASESSVELRRPPTEPQLITTKYHVAGPGEADERRFSSPHASRGVLQKNHKRFTDAYDNGDYRGHEGSSGAAKRVMDFFRRRGKARGGDDR from the exons ATGTCGGCTGCGCTGCAAACGCCTGCTCATCAACCGACCGCCCTGGCTTCGCCTCCGCTGTCCTCGCCTCCCAATTATCCCTTCGCCTCGCCGCATTCGTCCCCCAACCGAGAGGCTTATTATGCCAATCAGGCCGTAtccgcatcgccatcgagACGCCCTCCCTCGCGGAACCCGAGCGGACACGgcacctcgccctcgctgGACATGATCACCtccaggccgacgaggaccggCCCGCCCGCCGgtgcctcctcctcctccacggATCGCCATTCGCATCTGCCTCCCGTCGCTCCTCCGagaacctcgtcgacggcccaccaagccgccggctcgaggaGAAGCTACCATGCAACCGACGGCATGGCCGGCTCGCAGAAGCACGTCCAGCCGGACACGTCCCGAAGTTCGGCGCGCAGTGAGCCCAACGGCCCGTCGGACGGACACAGGAGCAAGAGGGCCAGCAACTCGCACGTGCCCCATGACGGAGGTGCCCGCTCGCCGAGCACCCGGGACGACCGTGCGCGCGACGTCTCCATTCCCGTACGTGGCCACCAAACCTCGACCTCTAGGTCATCCGGGGGCGCCGGTGAAGCGCTCGTCCGGTCCATGTCCAACCCCGAGGAGACCAACGGCCACGACGCTCGGGCGAGCTACCACGGCGCCACGACGCACGACAACGGTGCCGCGCAtgcgcccgccgccggcgaggagcgacgaggaggtcgaAGCCGGCATGACCACAGCCGCAGCCACAAAGGCACCTCCAAGTTTGGCGATTTCATCCTCGGCAACACcatcggcgagggcgagttTGGCAAGGTCAAGCTGGGCTGGAAGCAGGACAGCAGCGTTCAG GTTGCCATCAAGCTGATCAAACGGGACACCGTCGGCCACAACCCCTCTCGGCTCAGCAAAATACGGCGCGAGGTCACCATCCTGCGCGGCGTTCAGCACCCCAACATTGTGCAGCTGATAGACATGATCGAGACGGAGAGGTACATCGGCATCATACTGGAGTACGCGTCGGGCGGAGAGCTCTTCGACTACATCTTGAACCATCGCTATCTCAAGGACCACTCGGCCCGCAGACTCTTCGCCCAGCTCGTCTCCGGCGTCGGCTACCTCCACAAGAAAGGCATCGTGCACCGAGATCTGAAATTGGAGAATCTGCTGCTAGATCGCAATCGAAACATCATAATCACCGACTTTGGCTTTGCCAACACCTTCAACCCGCACGAGGAGCTGtcggaggaagaggagctcAACCTCTCGGACCGAGAATTCGTCAAGAGGCTCGGCCTGGACAGGGTCAAGTCCAACGGCACGCGCAAGGGAGACCTGATGCAGACGAGCTGTGGAAGCCCTTGCTACGCCGCccccgagctcgtcgtcagcGACTCTCTGTACACGGGCAGGAAGGTGGATGTCTGGAGCTGCGGCGTCATCCTG TACGCCATGCTGGCGGGCTACCTGcccttcgacgacgaccccgCGAACCCCGAGGGCGACAACATCAACCtcctgtacaagtacatcgtCTCGACGCCTCTGACCTTTCCCGAGTACGTCACCCCGCACGCCCGCGACCTCCTTCGACGCATCCTCGTGCCGAACCCACGCAAGCGGGCCGACCTGTTCGAGGTGGCACGCCACAGCTGGCTGAGCGAATATTCGCACGTGGTCGAGTTCAtcacgagctcgacgacgacgccgaccgaGGCCCAGAACGCCTCGTCCGGCCAGGAATTCGGGGAGAAGCCGACGGTGACCAGGAGCGCTTCCGTGCGCGAGACGTCGAAGCAGAAGccgccggcaacggcggccatcggcggcctGGTCAAGGCGCACGCCAAGATTGTGCCGGAGGCGGAGCAGCCGTTCCGCACGCCCAAGGAGGCCAAACGCCGCACCGTCCAGCTCGAGTACGTGGCGCCCACGACGCAGACGCAGCGGGGGGAGGACCCCAACCCCGCGGGCTCGCAACCCGCCCGGGtccacgacggcgcccggAGGGCACCCTCGCCGAAGGGGCAGGCTTCGCTTCAGGAATCTCTCGtctccgccggcgacgggtaTCCGAAGGAGCAACCGAAACGGTCCCCGCGGTCGCACAATGCCGGGCCGGCAAGGCCGACGCGCGATCCGAGACCGATGCCCGACAACGTTTACATGGTCGCTTCGGGCGCCAGGCCGCAGACGGGCGGTTCCATGCAGACGACCGCGTCCATGGGCCTGCAGTCGCGTGGCAACTACGGGcagccggtgccgccgaccaTCGCCGACACCAACGCGCAGGGGCGCATCCAGCAACCGACGAAcggggaggacgacgacgtgacTATGGGCAGGCCGAGCATGAGCGGGCCACCCAAGTTTTCGCGCATGAGCGGCCTCCACGAGGGCCGAGGAAGCGAGGGCCGAGGCCACAAGAGATCCAGCACGATAGGAGACATTGGATCCAGGCTCTTGGGTCGCAGCGGCTCCGTCTTCGGCGGCAGGGGCAAGAAGCGACCGGAGGAGCAGGCGGAGAAGACGAAGAAATACCCGCCCGTCAGCATGTCTAACACGATTTCTCAGGGAGAGGAacctccgccgcggccgtcgatggactcgagggcgtcgcgtCGTTCCTTCTCTATCGGGCTCGGGAAGAAGCGTAGCGGCAGCATGACGGGCTCGCAGGGTTCGGGCGAGAAGAAGGATCGCCGCCGATTCTCCCTGCTCCCCGCGTCATTCTCGCTCAAgaccatcggcctcggcaaggACCACTCGgatccgccgtcgtccgagaTGGACTCGCAGCGAGATGCTCTCGCCCAGCCGCCTCCGATGGATCTGCCGAGGGGCGTGACGTCGCCGCAGGACGCGAGGGGCAGCTCGCCCTTCTTCGACAACATGCAGGACCACGGCCGCGCGCACGAGGCGGCAGGCTCGAATGCCGCTCACCACCAGCAGTACCCGTCGGAGCCGTTCGAGGGCCGTGGGGGCAACGTCATCCCGCCGTACCTGCAGGCGGGCGGCTCCCACTTCAACAGCGCTTCGGAGTCGTCGGTGGAGCTGCGACGaccgccgacggagccgcAGCTGATCACGACCAAGTACCATGTGGCGGGGCCCGgggaagccgacgagcggcgaTTCAGCAGCCCGCACGCAAGCCGCGGGGTCCTTCAGAAGAATCACAAGCGCTTCACGGATGCCTACGACAACGGCGACTACCGAGGGCACGAGGGAAGCAGCGGCGCCGCGAAGCGCGTCATGGACTTTTTTCGAAGACGAGGCAAGGCTAGAGGGGGCGACGATCGGTGA